tatcTCCCCTGTCCTGCAGAGCGAGGGACGTCCCGGCAGCAGCGTCTCCTGCAGCGGGATCTTTCTCGGGAGGAAGGGGTGGAGATAGCCAGCGGTGTGAtggtggagaggaagatgagttTGGAGAAGGGATTCAGACGGGCGCTGACCAAGGCCTTCCAGACCCACCCTCACCAGGTGGACTTTACTAAGCCAGACCAGGCAGTCGCCATCATCAACTCATGGGTGTCAGACCACACAGCAGGTAACCCACACCACCCAGCACAACAGCTAACATCTGCATCCACTTTGTCCCAAGggggtttctgtcttttcttccatctcctgtgacttatttttttatctgtgccTTCACTCTCTAGGGTCCATCCCTGAGTTCTTGGCATCTGGATCTCTGAGTGACGAGACCCGCCTGGTCCTCCTTAACGCTCTCCACTTCCAGGGCCTCTGGAAAGTCCCCTTTGACCCCACACTGACACAGGAGAGGATGTTCCACTGCGCAAATGGCAGCACTGTGCCCGTGCACATGATGAGACTCACCAACTACTACAATTATGGTAGTCACATTGCACACATTCCTCTCAGTTGCACACATTGTTCCAAATTTGACAGATCGGTGTGCTAATTAGAGAATACTCCTTCTCCCTTTAACCAACAGGCGAATTCGTAACTCCTGATGGGGTGGACTATGATGTCATTGAAGTGCCATATGAGGGTGACACTCTGAGCATGCTGCTAGTGTCGCCCTTTGAACCTGAAGTCACACTGAACATGCTCAGTGCAGAGCTGAGCAGCCAGAGGATTCAGCAGTGGAGGGCAGAACTGAGGAAAGTCAAGAGGCAGCTGGCCATGCCCAGGTGAGTTTATCCAACCATGTAGTTGTTGTACATAGAATGACAACACAATTGTATTTacacttgttttaaatgtgatcaCAATGTCTCCCTGACCACCTCTGGAAGTGGTTTGGCCGACCAGACCACAATCTGTCCTCAATGCATCTAGGGTGCATTGAGGACACCTGTACTATCATGTGGTCAAGTTCTATTATAATTGAATCgccccaaaacacatttaatttgagGTGCACAAGGGTTTATAATTCTTATGCAGTTTAAAGTCTTTAGCAACCGAGATGAACACTGATGACTTATGTGTTTttgcaggttcacactgaacacagaGGTGAATTTGAAGACTACTCTGCTCAACATGGGTCTGGGAGACATGTTCAACCTGGCCAGTGCTGACTTCTCACGCATCACCAGTAAGTTAATTAAGTTCAGTCAGTTCATTTTGTGACACTTCATGTCAAGGTACTCTTATTCCCCAGTTTCTTAATCACAACCAGTGAATTAGAAGCAAGCAAGACCTCACTTTATAATGGAGACCATATTCTGAGTTGGAAAGATCTAATGACGCCTAATTTGGATGTATTCAACACTTTGTTGTGTTATTCAGGGAGAATGACTGCatattaaattcaaattttgtATCAGTTGTGTCCGGGGCTTCCTGTTCTAATCTCTGTAGTTCTGCCTTTTTATATCTTCAAGTTCCCTTACTGCATGACCATGTTAGAAATTATAATAAGTAGAAAACTgagttctgtgtgtttttctgtcctgCAGCAGATGAAAGGCTGTGTGTGTCGAAGGTCCTCCAGAAAGTAAAGATCGAGGTGAATGAGCGAGGAACCAagggagcagcagcaacaggtggggtacacacacagacacacacacacgcacacacacacacacacacacacacacacacacacacacacacacacacacacacacacacacacacacacacacacacacatggattggatattttctcttatttattaGAACGAATAGTCTTACTTCTGAAACATGTTGTTATGtatctggggttttttttatcatgtaaaCGAAAGTTGAAAAGTCACAATATCAAAAACTCTCTAACACTGATGCACACTGACAAGCTTGTCTGCCTCCATAATGTAAGTCAGTGGGGGGTTTAATTTCTCTTGGCGGAAGAATGAATGATGGCTAACTGGCACAAACgtcaattacatttattttagtgtttattttattattttttataaaaaatatattgttacaTTATTCACCATATACTTGAAACAGAAATTGTCCTAAGGCAGTAATGATTATTTAATCTGGTGGTATCATTGatttctcatagagaaagttatgcacataaatgcactgtaaatgaaaaactgtactgtaaagtgttttgagcggtcatcaggactagaaaaacgatatatataaa
The genomic region above belongs to Hippoglossus hippoglossus isolate fHipHip1 chromosome 18, fHipHip1.pri, whole genome shotgun sequence and contains:
- the serpine1 gene encoding plasminogen activator inhibitor 1 isoform X1, which translates into the protein MFCAYIFLLLTLSRVGLGSLQDKQTDFGLKVFFQLSQGFVDKNVAFSPYGAASVMSMAQLGAAGNTRKALTTAMGYSLQERGTSRQQRLLQRDLSREEGVEIASGVMVERKMSLEKGFRRALTKAFQTHPHQVDFTKPDQAVAIINSWVSDHTAGSIPEFLASGSLSDETRLVLLNALHFQGLWKVPFDPTLTQERMFHCANGSTVPVHMMRLTNYYNYGEFVTPDGVDYDVIEVPYEGDTLSMLLVSPFEPEVTLNMLSAELSSQRIQQWRAELRKVKRQLAMPRFTLNTEVNLKTTLLNMGLGDMFNLASADFSRITTDERLCVSKVLQKVKIEVNERGTKGAAATAAIMFSRMAVEEITLDRPFLFLIQHKPTGAVLFMGQFNHPQ
- the serpine1 gene encoding plasminogen activator inhibitor 1 isoform X2; this translates as MFCAYIFLLLTLSRVGLGSLQDKQTDFGLKVFFQLSQGFVDKNVAFSPYGAASVMSMAQLGAAGNTRKALTTAMGYSLQERGTSRQQRLLQRDLSREEGVEIASGVMVERKMSLEKGFRRALTKAFQTHPHQVDFTKPDQAVAIINSWVSDHTAGSIPEFLASGSLSDETRLVLLNALHFQGLWKVPFDPTLTQERMFHCANGSTVPVHMMRLTNYYNYGEFVTPDGVDYDVIEVPYEGDTLSMLLVSPFEPEVTLNMLSAELSSQRIQQWRAELRKVKRQLAMPRFTLNTEVNLKTTLLNMGLGDMFNLASADFSRITNERLCVSKVLQKVKIEVNERGTKGAAATAAIMFSRMAVEEITLDRPFLFLIQHKPTGAVLFMGQFNHPQ